The Erythrobacter insulae genome window below encodes:
- the murC gene encoding UDP-N-acetylmuramate--L-alanine ligase, translating to MKGVGTDIGTIHFVGIGGIGMSGIAEVMANLGYTVQGSDIKESPVVERLRSRGVKIAIGHEADNVEGAAVVVTSTAVRRTNPEVAFALENRIPVVRRAEMLAELMRLKSTVAVAGTHGKTTTTSMIAALLDAGNVDPTVINGGIIEQYGSNARMGDSDWMVVEADESDGSFLRLDGTIAVVTNIDPEHLDHYGDFDGVKKAFVEFIHNVPFYGAAILCVDHPEVQAVIGNVRDRKVVTYGFSLQADICGVNIRPNEGGNTFDVMVRQRGEEDRRIEGVHLPMPGRHNVQNALAAIAVAIEMGCADDVIKTGFGSFSGVRRRFTNVGSIAVKGAKVSVIDDYAHHPVEIRAVLGAAREAVPKGRVIAVAQPHRYTRLHDLMDDFQSCFNDADMVYVTPVYEAGEDPIEGADAAGLVAGLKSRGHRSAAVIGDETELAQVLAAEIEAGDIIVCLGAGDITRWAAGLAPAIESLRGA from the coding sequence ATGAAGGGCGTCGGCACAGATATTGGAACCATCCATTTTGTCGGTATCGGCGGCATCGGCATGTCCGGCATTGCCGAGGTCATGGCGAACCTTGGTTACACAGTTCAAGGCAGCGACATCAAAGAAAGCCCGGTCGTAGAGCGGCTTCGCTCGCGCGGCGTCAAAATCGCTATCGGCCATGAAGCTGACAACGTCGAAGGCGCTGCAGTGGTTGTCACATCCACCGCCGTTCGCCGCACCAATCCCGAAGTCGCCTTTGCGCTGGAAAACCGCATCCCTGTGGTGCGCCGCGCCGAAATGCTGGCGGAACTTATGCGCCTGAAATCAACCGTCGCAGTCGCAGGAACGCATGGCAAAACGACGACGACCAGCATGATCGCCGCGCTGCTGGATGCGGGCAATGTCGATCCAACGGTGATCAATGGCGGTATTATTGAGCAATACGGCTCCAATGCGCGGATGGGCGATAGCGATTGGATGGTGGTCGAAGCCGATGAAAGCGACGGCAGTTTCCTGAGGCTTGATGGTACGATCGCTGTCGTGACAAACATCGATCCGGAGCATCTGGATCACTACGGTGATTTTGATGGTGTGAAGAAGGCGTTCGTCGAGTTCATTCACAATGTTCCGTTTTACGGCGCGGCAATTCTGTGTGTTGATCATCCTGAGGTTCAGGCCGTCATCGGCAATGTGCGTGATCGCAAGGTTGTGACATACGGATTTTCGCTTCAGGCGGATATTTGCGGGGTCAATATTCGCCCGAATGAAGGCGGAAATACTTTTGATGTCATGGTGCGTCAGCGCGGCGAAGAAGATCGCCGGATCGAAGGTGTCCATCTACCCATGCCCGGGCGTCACAATGTCCAAAATGCGCTCGCCGCGATTGCCGTTGCGATTGAAATGGGCTGTGCCGACGATGTGATCAAAACCGGTTTCGGTAGTTTCAGCGGGGTTCGCCGCCGCTTTACCAATGTCGGTTCTATCGCAGTCAAAGGCGCAAAGGTGAGCGTGATCGATGATTATGCGCACCATCCGGTCGAAATCCGCGCTGTATTGGGTGCAGCGCGAGAGGCCGTCCCGAAAGGCCGCGTTATCGCTGTGGCCCAGCCGCACCGTTACACCCGGCTGCACGATCTCATGGATGACTTTCAATCCTGCTTTAACGATGCCGATATGGTGTATGTCACGCCGGTCTATGAAGCGGGCGAAGACCCGATCGAAGGCGCAGATGCGGCTGGATTGGTCGCTGGCCTGAAATCGCGTGGCCATCGTTCGGCAGCGGTGATCGGCGACGAAACCGAGCTTGCGCAGGTGCTGGCCGCAGAAATCGAAGCTGGCGATATCATTGTTTGCCTCGGCGCGGGGGATATCACGCGCTGGGCTGCTGGCCTTGCCCCTGCGATTGAATCATTGCGGGGTGCATGA
- the murG gene encoding undecaprenyldiphospho-muramoylpentapeptide beta-N-acetylglucosaminyltransferase, whose product MTSETVQPVQTGASRHFVLAAGGTGGHLIPAFALATELEARGHHVALITDERGANIPGKPDSLTAHVLPAGRFGKNPFSWINGARAVMEGRNMALRLFESFEPSAVIGFGGYPALPALLAATSADVPSIVHEQNAVLGRVNRLLASRVEAIATSYSKVERLKPKFRSKTHLVGNPVREDVLALRDEEFPAFTEDGLLRVLVTGGSQGASVLSDVVPDGLSMLPDGLRQRLQVTQQCRSEDVDRVRERYASHNIAAELGTYFEDMHERLADTHLFIGRAGASTIAELTAVGRPGILIPLPIATDDHQAVNTRDVVKAGGARMIRQSSFTPKELAKQIQAMAKNPSSLANAAHGAWNCGYPDAAKNLADLVESMAGIDLMDVVRVGETNPRAAKVANKTQTATRDASQKDVAA is encoded by the coding sequence ATGACCAGCGAAACCGTGCAACCGGTACAGACCGGAGCCAGCCGGCATTTCGTTCTTGCTGCAGGCGGAACAGGTGGTCATTTGATCCCCGCTTTTGCTCTCGCAACCGAGCTTGAGGCGCGCGGCCATCACGTCGCTTTGATTACCGATGAGCGCGGCGCCAATATACCTGGCAAACCTGATAGTCTGACCGCGCATGTCCTTCCGGCGGGACGGTTTGGAAAGAACCCGTTCAGCTGGATAAATGGCGCGCGCGCGGTGATGGAGGGGCGCAATATGGCCCTGCGTCTGTTTGAAAGTTTCGAACCGAGCGCGGTCATCGGCTTTGGCGGATATCCGGCCCTGCCTGCGCTGCTAGCGGCGACATCGGCCGACGTGCCGAGCATCGTTCACGAACAAAATGCCGTTTTGGGCCGGGTTAACCGATTGCTGGCGAGCCGGGTTGAAGCGATCGCGACATCGTATTCCAAGGTTGAGCGGCTAAAGCCCAAATTCAGATCCAAGACGCATCTGGTGGGGAACCCGGTGCGCGAGGATGTGCTGGCGCTGCGAGATGAGGAATTTCCGGCATTTACCGAAGACGGTTTGCTGCGGGTTCTGGTCACCGGCGGCAGCCAGGGGGCAAGCGTGCTTTCCGATGTAGTTCCCGACGGCCTTTCCATGCTGCCTGATGGTCTGCGCCAGCGTCTTCAGGTAACGCAGCAATGCCGCAGCGAAGATGTGGACCGCGTGCGTGAGCGGTATGCAAGCCACAACATCGCCGCTGAACTTGGTACATATTTCGAAGACATGCACGAACGGCTTGCAGATACGCATCTGTTCATTGGCCGGGCAGGGGCGTCGACGATTGCGGAGCTTACAGCTGTTGGCAGGCCCGGAATATTAATCCCGCTTCCCATTGCAACCGACGATCACCAGGCAGTGAATACCCGCGATGTTGTGAAAGCTGGCGGGGCGCGAATGATCCGGCAATCAAGCTTCACTCCAAAAGAGCTGGCCAAACAGATTCAGGCGATGGCCAAAAACCCATCAAGCCTCGCAAATGCAGCGCATGGCGCGTGGAATTGCGGCTATCCTGATGCGGCGAAAAATCTGGCCGATCTGGTAGAAAGCATGGCTGGCATTGATTTGATGGATGTCGTTCGCGTGGGAGAGACAAACCCGCGCGCGGCAAAAGTGGCAAATAAGACCCAGACAGCAACTCGCGACGCTTCGCAAAAGGACGTGGCCGCATGA
- a CDS encoding FtsW/RodA/SpoVE family cell cycle protein, translated as MSAHGTMASPRGDRTFHAPVPANRKLSEHMRIWWREIDKWLLCMILLLMALGTVAVAAAAPAASEQLARRGIEVGEFHYLRQHIMFQIMGIGGMIGVSFLDRETARRLGILAFIGFLFLLFLVPIIGAEKNGARRWLEFGMSMQPSEFLKPGFAIVLAWILSLKLRDQNLPVLTFVTAIMGLIAVLLMLQPNLGATILFGGVWFVLVLLAGVSIQRIAALIGAGLVALTAAYFLYDNARYRIDSFLGGGTAFDQVDLAQRTLLAGGWTGSGLWLGIRKMNLPEPHTDYIFSVIGEEFGLLMCGLIVLLYLAIIGKALMRLVDEDNLFALLAGAGLVTQIGGQAFINILVNLQLFPSKGMTLPLISYGGSSTWAVCFTVGLLLAITRRNPFLARESSGLKDLLDRPKTGQREETA; from the coding sequence ATGAGCGCCCACGGAACCATGGCCTCGCCGCGCGGTGACCGGACTTTCCATGCACCGGTCCCTGCCAATCGCAAGCTCAGCGAGCATATGCGTATCTGGTGGCGTGAGATCGACAAATGGTTGCTGTGCATGATCCTGTTGCTGATGGCATTGGGGACGGTGGCGGTCGCCGCTGCTGCACCCGCCGCCTCGGAGCAATTGGCCCGGCGCGGCATCGAAGTCGGGGAATTCCATTATCTGCGCCAGCACATTATGTTCCAGATTATGGGCATCGGCGGAATGATCGGTGTTTCCTTTCTGGATCGGGAAACGGCTCGCAGGCTCGGGATACTGGCATTTATCGGGTTCTTGTTCTTGCTGTTTCTGGTGCCGATCATTGGCGCAGAGAAAAACGGGGCACGGCGCTGGCTCGAATTCGGCATGTCGATGCAGCCGTCCGAATTCCTGAAACCGGGCTTTGCAATCGTGTTGGCGTGGATCCTCAGCCTGAAACTGCGCGACCAGAATTTGCCTGTTCTAACTTTCGTAACGGCAATCATGGGGCTAATCGCTGTTTTGCTGATGCTGCAGCCCAACCTTGGCGCGACGATCCTGTTTGGCGGGGTTTGGTTTGTTTTGGTGCTGCTCGCCGGGGTTTCGATTCAACGCATCGCCGCGTTGATCGGTGCCGGGCTTGTCGCGCTGACTGCGGCGTATTTCCTGTATGACAATGCGCGTTATCGCATCGATTCTTTCCTCGGCGGAGGAACGGCATTTGATCAGGTCGATTTGGCGCAGCGCACCTTGCTGGCTGGCGGGTGGACCGGAAGCGGGCTCTGGCTTGGAATTCGCAAAATGAACCTGCCCGAACCGCACACAGATTATATCTTCTCTGTGATCGGTGAAGAATTCGGCCTGTTAATGTGCGGGCTAATCGTCCTGCTCTATCTTGCGATTATTGGTAAGGCGTTGATGCGGTTGGTCGATGAAGACAATCTGTTTGCGCTGCTTGCAGGGGCGGGCCTTGTTACCCAAATCGGGGGACAGGCATTCATCAACATTCTGGTGAATTTGCAGCTGTTCCCGTCAAAGGGGATGACTTTGCCGCTGATCAGTTACGGCGGATCGTCGACTTGGGCGGTTTGTTTTACAGTGGGGCTGTTGCTTGCAATCACCCGGCGCAATCCGTTTCTTGCGCGTGAAAGCTCCGGGCTGAAAGACCTATTGGATCGCCCGAAAACCGGGCAAAGGGAGGAAACCGCATGA